The Nitrospira sp. KM1 genome includes a window with the following:
- a CDS encoding Rne/Rng family ribonuclease, producing the protein MGVEIAITVAREETRVAVLDNGVVTDLFGDRAKHKDFVGNIYKGRVAKVLPGMQAAFVDIGLEKAAFIHVSDLSMDAEPGDTLVDSDEDDKDSDDLRPRRESSKPIEQLLSEGQELMVQISKGPIGTKGPRVTSYVSLPGRYLVFMPNVEHIGVSRRIARDEERSRLKEIMKRVRHPGCGYIVRTVSEGVKEDELRSDVDFLHVLWQDIREKRDQQPAPALLHTDLSLSFRVVRDLFGKKVDRLWIDSREEYEAVRDFVQRFSPEQTSRIHFYDKDEPLFDHLGVEQEMARALSRKVWLKSGGHLVIDHTEAMTVIDVNTGRFVGKRDQEETILRNNLEAAKEVAYQVKLRGIGGIIIVDFIDMEREKNRDKVYHALVDAMASDKARTRISRISDLGLVEISRERVREDLLRSLSEPCRYCDGRGYTKSPTTVAYEIFREIRRIGGDTEPQRIILGAHPAVADLLQDEERQGLEALERECKAKVIVMSDDQLHLEQYDLAVV; encoded by the coding sequence ATGGGAGTGGAAATTGCGATTACAGTGGCACGGGAAGAAACCCGAGTCGCGGTTCTGGATAACGGGGTGGTGACAGATCTGTTTGGCGACCGTGCCAAGCACAAGGATTTCGTCGGAAATATTTACAAGGGTAGAGTGGCCAAAGTGCTTCCCGGCATGCAGGCGGCATTTGTGGATATCGGGTTAGAAAAGGCTGCGTTCATTCATGTCTCGGACCTGTCCATGGACGCAGAGCCTGGGGACACCCTCGTGGATTCTGACGAAGACGACAAGGACAGCGACGACTTGCGTCCTCGTCGTGAGAGTTCGAAGCCGATTGAACAGCTCTTGAGCGAAGGGCAGGAACTCATGGTGCAGATTTCAAAAGGCCCGATCGGAACCAAGGGGCCGCGTGTCACGAGTTACGTGTCACTGCCTGGGCGCTATCTCGTATTCATGCCCAACGTTGAGCACATCGGAGTGTCCCGACGCATCGCGCGCGATGAAGAGCGTTCTCGGCTCAAGGAAATCATGAAACGGGTCAGACATCCGGGATGCGGCTACATCGTTCGGACCGTCAGTGAAGGGGTCAAAGAGGATGAGCTACGATCGGACGTCGATTTTCTCCATGTGCTTTGGCAGGACATCCGGGAGAAGCGAGATCAGCAGCCTGCTCCGGCTCTGCTGCACACCGATCTCAGTCTGAGCTTCCGGGTGGTGCGGGATTTATTCGGGAAAAAAGTCGACCGTCTCTGGATCGATTCACGCGAGGAGTATGAAGCTGTTCGAGACTTCGTTCAGCGATTCTCACCTGAGCAAACCTCTCGCATTCACTTCTACGATAAGGATGAACCGTTGTTCGATCACCTGGGGGTGGAACAGGAAATGGCGAGGGCGCTGAGCCGGAAAGTGTGGCTGAAGTCTGGCGGGCATCTTGTGATCGACCACACCGAAGCCATGACGGTCATCGATGTGAATACCGGACGGTTCGTCGGCAAACGCGATCAAGAGGAGACCATCCTGCGCAATAATCTCGAGGCCGCCAAGGAAGTCGCCTATCAGGTGAAGCTGCGGGGCATTGGCGGCATCATCATCGTCGATTTCATCGACATGGAGCGTGAAAAGAACCGAGACAAGGTGTACCACGCGCTGGTCGATGCGATGGCATCGGACAAGGCGAGAACGAGAATCTCCAGAATCTCTGATCTTGGTTTGGTCGAGATTTCACGTGAACGGGTGCGAGAGGACCTGCTCCGATCACTCTCAGAACCCTGTCGGTATTGCGACGGACGTGGGTACACAAAATCGCCCACGACGGTGGCGTATGAAATTTTTCGTGAGATCCGTCGGATCGGAGGCGATACCGAACCGCAACGTATCATCCTCGGCGCCCACCCGGCGGTGGCCGATCTGCTGCAGGATGAGGAACGACAAGGGCTCGAAGCCTTGGAACGGGAATGCAAAGCCAAGGTTATCGTGATGTCGGACGATCAGTTACATTTGGAGCAGTACGATCTCGCCGTGGTCTGA
- the rodA gene encoding rod shape-determining protein RodA, giving the protein MMIDRVMESREFDNFDVRFLGLVFAILAIGVLSIYSVTHDQGGSGLPFFAKQLVWIFLGTIAFFVMLIWDYHRIARLAYPAYILIILLLAFVLFEGKSSRGAQRWIPIGPFAFQPSEFAKLVLILVLAHYYSKAPRVGWLQRVVVPGLLVLPGLFLILKQPDLGSGLSFLAIYAAMLLMVGMRSQAIGVILLFSLMLFPFAWEMMWGSLHDYQRQRIMAFVDPNYDPGGKGYHALQSRIAIGAGELTGKGLYGGTQSQLKFLPEGHTDFVFSVFAEEWGFVGVLTLLVLFVALIWLSLEIAARAKDELGALLAVGVICMLCFCVVVNIGMTAGMFPIVGIPLPLMSYGGSATIMTMASLGLLLNVKRRRLSLFY; this is encoded by the coding sequence ATGATGATCGACCGGGTCATGGAAAGCCGGGAGTTCGACAACTTCGATGTTCGATTCTTGGGCCTAGTATTTGCCATCCTCGCAATCGGGGTCTTATCGATTTACAGCGTGACGCATGACCAAGGTGGAAGCGGGTTGCCATTTTTTGCGAAGCAGTTGGTGTGGATCTTTCTAGGCACGATCGCATTCTTCGTGATGCTGATCTGGGATTACCACCGGATCGCGCGGCTGGCCTATCCCGCATACATCCTCATCATTCTGTTGTTGGCATTTGTGTTGTTCGAAGGCAAGAGCAGTCGAGGGGCTCAACGATGGATTCCAATTGGTCCGTTTGCCTTCCAACCATCCGAATTCGCCAAGCTGGTCCTGATACTGGTGCTTGCCCATTATTACTCCAAGGCGCCGCGGGTGGGTTGGCTGCAGCGAGTCGTGGTGCCGGGGCTGCTTGTGCTTCCCGGACTCTTCTTGATTCTGAAGCAGCCCGATCTTGGGAGCGGACTCAGTTTCCTGGCTATTTATGCGGCGATGCTGCTTATGGTTGGAATGCGCTCGCAGGCGATCGGTGTCATTCTCTTGTTTTCCCTCATGCTCTTTCCATTCGCATGGGAAATGATGTGGGGGTCCTTGCATGATTACCAGCGTCAGCGCATTATGGCGTTCGTTGATCCCAATTACGATCCTGGTGGGAAGGGGTATCACGCTTTGCAATCCCGCATCGCGATCGGTGCCGGAGAATTGACGGGAAAGGGTTTATACGGCGGTACGCAAAGCCAGTTGAAGTTTCTTCCCGAGGGTCACACGGACTTTGTCTTTTCGGTGTTCGCAGAGGAATGGGGCTTCGTCGGCGTTCTCACGCTACTGGTCTTATTCGTCGCGCTGATCTGGCTTTCGCTCGAGATCGCCGCACGGGCCAAGGATGAACTGGGAGCGCTGTTGGCGGTGGGCGTCATCTGTATGTTGTGTTTTTGTGTTGTCGTCAACATCGGTATGACGGCTGGCATGTTTCCCATCGTGGGAATTCCTCTGCCACTCATGAGTTATGGAGGCAGTGCGACCATCATGACGATGGCGTCGCTCGGTCTTCTCTTGAATGTGAAACGTCGTCGATTGAGTTTGTTTTACTAA